A genome region from Candidatus Aminicenantes bacterium includes the following:
- a CDS encoding ketoacyl-ACP synthase III, producing MSDKLHSIIVGTGSYIPERRVANSDFLNHQFYDASGNRLTKSNEETIRKLEEITGIAERRYVNDDQFASDIAALAAEGALAGSGIDRESLDYIIVAHDFGDVRSDNPRSDFVPTLAARVKHRLGIANPRTVAYDLAFGCPGWLQGVIQADYYLRSGDCRRAMVIGTETLSRVSDAHDRDSMIYADGAGATILEAVAGEKPVGILAHAVRSDTIDHAYLLSMQRSYHPEPGDERIYLKMDGHKLYEYALKTVPIVIRECLDRAGLALGDIRKVLIHQANEKMDEAILKRAFKLAGIAEVPTDIMPMTISWLGNSSVATLPTLLDLLIKGRLEDHTLPDGSDILFASVGAGMNINVVAYRLP from the coding sequence GTGAGCGACAAACTTCACTCGATCATCGTGGGAACTGGCAGCTACATCCCGGAGCGCCGAGTGGCCAACTCGGATTTCCTCAATCATCAGTTCTACGACGCCTCCGGGAACCGGCTGACCAAGTCCAACGAGGAGACGATCCGCAAGCTGGAGGAGATCACCGGGATCGCCGAGCGCCGCTACGTAAACGACGACCAGTTCGCCTCCGACATCGCCGCCCTGGCCGCCGAGGGCGCCCTGGCCGGCTCGGGGATCGACCGCGAAAGCCTGGACTATATCATTGTGGCCCATGATTTCGGGGATGTCCGATCCGACAACCCCCGCTCCGATTTCGTGCCCACCCTGGCCGCGCGCGTCAAGCACCGCCTGGGCATCGCCAACCCCCGCACCGTCGCCTACGACCTGGCCTTCGGCTGTCCGGGCTGGCTGCAAGGAGTAATTCAGGCCGATTATTATCTGCGGTCCGGCGACTGCCGGCGGGCCATGGTCATCGGCACGGAGACCCTGTCGCGCGTCTCCGACGCCCATGACCGGGATTCGATGATCTACGCCGACGGAGCCGGAGCGACGATCCTGGAAGCCGTCGCGGGCGAAAAGCCCGTCGGCATCCTGGCCCATGCCGTCCGGTCAGATACCATCGACCACGCCTATCTGCTTTCGATGCAGCGCTCCTACCATCCCGAGCCGGGCGACGAGCGGATCTACCTCAAGATGGACGGCCACAAGCTCTACGAATACGCCCTGAAGACCGTGCCGATCGTCATCCGGGAGTGCCTGGACCGGGCCGGCCTGGCGCTCGGCGACATCCGCAAGGTGTTGATTCACCAAGCCAACGAGAAGATGGACGAGGCAATCCTGAAGCGCGCCTTCAAACTGGCCGGCATCGCCGAAGTCCCGACAGACATCATGCCCATGACGATCTCCTGGCTGGGGAACAGCTCCGTAGCCACCCTGCCGACGCTGCTGGATCTGCTGATCAAGGGCCGGCTGGAGGATCATACCCTGCCCGACGGCTCGGACATCCTCTTCGCCTCGGTCGGCGCGGGCATGAACATCAACGTCGTGGCGTATCGCCTGCCCTGA
- a CDS encoding nuclear transport factor 2 family protein produces MNETEKHALEATIQGLVDLETRAWDTQDAELLVSLFHPDMVWPWPPDNLAHDPVAWVFPQGRFQRERWREGWQKLFDDYRLVHNRRVTRRIQLSVEGDGALAVVDVDTLWRHKTSGEDFHWYGRACKGYTLMPEGWKLVYHTGLLKY; encoded by the coding sequence ATGAACGAGACGGAAAAACACGCGCTGGAAGCGACGATTCAGGGCCTGGTGGACCTGGAGACCAGGGCCTGGGACACGCAGGACGCGGAGCTGTTGGTTTCCCTCTTCCATCCGGACATGGTCTGGCCCTGGCCTCCGGACAACCTGGCCCACGACCCCGTCGCCTGGGTCTTCCCCCAAGGGCGCTTCCAGCGGGAGCGCTGGCGAGAAGGCTGGCAGAAGCTTTTCGATGACTACCGGCTGGTGCATAACCGCCGCGTCACCCGCCGCATTCAGCTCTCCGTGGAAGGCGACGGCGCCTTGGCCGTGGTCGATGTGGACACCCTCTGGCGGCACAAGACGAGCGGTGAGGATTTCCATTGGTATGGGCGGGCCTGTAAAGGCTACACCCTCATGCCCGAGGGCTGGAAGCTCGTCTACCACACCGGGCTTTTGAAATATTGA
- a CDS encoding S8 family serine peptidase produces the protein MPKSERTRVRRALWATAILGSLCLPVGAQSRPDARSGLDSIFADAKQAFFETLGGILERHPMKPQLDPNDLSRLSKASTEIPFLFERLMVFAYQKDEPRYLQWAARGDAESMAAFRRAFTELARDYAARFVGSLFRKNRLFDFEMALPHNRGKSRLGLVLQSLGCEARSDRPDIPKDRWFSNAIKPEYTSQWAIDALNVRPCWPQSKGAGVVVAVIDSGIDPFNSLFKDRTVPGFNFLPRTTPPWSGENPPMIDWGMHGTGCSSAVLAVAPDCRIMPVRAHDGDTMNDPAYDYWIYESIAAGIYYAVHHGAQVISLSAPLPATERILVEAVRYAYRENVPLCTSAGNISRVQFGVRLEDQQFKAIGKEVILAGGVAREGALIRPWPITVPHEEIDVATPSEDVYVIVPVYMKDLQDMAVAGTSLSAPLAAGVAALLRSAAPPSPDLLKTPGGYARLVERSLTEAARLDVLGLTEPDDVVGHGLVDAFGSLRIISELLSGKR, from the coding sequence ATGCCGAAATCGGAAAGGACGCGTGTGCGACGGGCTCTATGGGCCACCGCAATTCTCGGAAGCCTGTGCCTTCCCGTCGGAGCCCAGTCGCGTCCCGACGCCCGGTCGGGACTGGATTCGATTTTCGCCGACGCCAAGCAGGCCTTCTTCGAGACCCTGGGCGGGATCCTCGAGCGCCATCCCATGAAGCCCCAGCTCGATCCCAACGATCTGTCCAGGCTGTCGAAGGCCTCGACGGAAATCCCCTTTCTGTTCGAGCGGTTGATGGTTTTCGCTTATCAGAAAGACGAGCCCCGCTACCTGCAATGGGCCGCCCGCGGAGACGCGGAATCGATGGCGGCCTTCCGCCGCGCCTTCACGGAGCTGGCCCGGGACTATGCGGCCCGCTTCGTCGGCTCGCTTTTTCGCAAAAACCGCCTATTCGACTTCGAGATGGCGCTCCCCCACAACCGCGGCAAGTCCCGACTCGGGTTGGTCCTTCAGAGCCTCGGATGCGAGGCCCGGAGTGACCGCCCCGACATCCCTAAGGACCGCTGGTTCAGCAACGCGATTAAGCCGGAATACACTTCCCAGTGGGCCATCGACGCTCTCAACGTCCGTCCCTGCTGGCCCCAGAGCAAGGGCGCCGGAGTCGTGGTCGCGGTCATCGATTCGGGCATCGATCCCTTCAATTCGCTGTTCAAGGACAGGACCGTCCCCGGCTTCAACTTTCTGCCGCGGACCACACCGCCCTGGTCCGGCGAGAATCCCCCGATGATCGACTGGGGCATGCACGGCACGGGCTGTTCCTCGGCGGTCCTGGCCGTGGCGCCGGACTGCCGGATCATGCCCGTCCGGGCCCATGACGGGGACACGATGAACGATCCGGCCTACGATTACTGGATCTACGAGTCCATCGCGGCCGGCATCTATTACGCCGTCCACCACGGAGCCCAGGTTATCTCGCTGAGCGCGCCCTTGCCCGCGACCGAGCGGATCTTGGTCGAGGCGGTCCGGTACGCCTATCGCGAGAACGTCCCCCTCTGCACCTCGGCGGGAAACATCTCCCGGGTCCAGTTCGGTGTGCGCCTGGAGGATCAGCAGTTCAAGGCCATCGGTAAAGAAGTCATCCTCGCGGGCGGCGTGGCCCGGGAGGGCGCCTTGATCCGGCCTTGGCCGATCACGGTCCCGCACGAAGAGATCGACGTCGCCACCCCCTCGGAGGACGTCTACGTGATCGTCCCGGTCTATATGAAAGACCTGCAGGACATGGCGGTGGCCGGGACATCGCTGTCGGCCCCCCTGGCGGCGGGTGTCGCGGCGCTCCTGCGGAGCGCAGCTCCGCCATCGCCGGACCTCCTGAAAACGCCCGGCGGATACGCCCGCCTGGTCGAGCGGAGCCTGACCGAAGCGGCCCGGCTGGATGTTCTCGGCTTGACCGAGCCGGACGACGTCGTCGGCCACGGGCTCGTCGACGCCTTCGGCTCGCTACGGATCATCAGCGAGCTGCTCTCTGGAAAACGCTGA
- a CDS encoding peptidylprolyl isomerase: MAAKQWAAAPALTIDPKKRYTITIETVRGKIELELAPQYAPKTVNNFVFLAREGFYDGVKFHRVIPDFMIQGGDPTGTGRSGPGYQFADEFTGNPLKHEAGVISMANAGPGTNGSQFFITHCPQPHLNGKHTVFGKVVKGKDVVDAVRTGDVMTKVTVTEE; encoded by the coding sequence ATGGCAGCCAAACAATGGGCCGCGGCGCCGGCCCTGACCATCGACCCGAAGAAACGCTACACAATCACGATCGAGACCGTCCGCGGCAAAATCGAGCTGGAGCTCGCGCCCCAGTACGCCCCCAAGACCGTCAACAATTTCGTCTTCCTGGCCCGAGAAGGCTTCTACGACGGCGTCAAATTCCATCGCGTCATCCCCGACTTCATGATCCAGGGCGGCGACCCGACCGGCACCGGCCGCAGCGGCCCCGGCTACCAGTTCGCGGACGAGTTCACCGGCAATCCCCTCAAGCACGAGGCCGGAGTCATCTCGATGGCCAACGCCGGCCCGGGCACCAACGGCAGCCAGTTCTTCATCACCCACTGCCCCCAGCCCCACCTCAACGGCAAGCACACCGTCTTCGGCAAGGTGGTCAAGGGGAAGGACGTCGTCGACGCCGTCCGGACGGGCGACGTCATGACCAAGGTGACCGTCACGGAAGAGTGA